In Daphnia pulex isolate KAP4 chromosome 7, ASM2113471v1, one genomic interval encodes:
- the LOC124198583 gene encoding adenosylhomocysteinase-like 1 isoform X6 encodes MRKASYTGSSSDEEEMSPREKEQQTSKGMADFCVRNINQAAYGRKEIDIAEQEMPGIMALRKRASEDRPLKGAKIVGCTHINAQTAVLIETLTELGAQVRWSACNIYSTQNEVAAALAEAGFSIFAWRGETEEDFWWCIDRCVTAENWQPNMILDDGGDATHLILKKYPAMFKMIKGIVEESVTGVHRLYQLSKTNKLTVPAMNVNDSVTKTKFDNLYSCKESIIDSLKRATDMMFGGKQVVVCGYGEVGKGCSQALKALGSVVYVTEIDPICALQACMDGFRVLKLSEVIRNVDLLITATGNKNVLTREYMDKMKSGAIVCNMGHSNTEIDVNSLRTPDLTWEKVRSQVDHVIWPDGKKIILLAEGRLVNLSCSSVSSFVVSITAATQALALIELFNAPAGRYKADVYLLPKKMDEYVASLHLPTFDAHLTELSDEQAKYMGLNKTGPFKPNYYRY; translated from the exons ATGCGTAAAg CTTCGTACACGGGCAGTTCGTCGGACGAGGAGGAAATGTCTCCGCGTGAAAAGGAGCAGCAAACTTCAAAGGGCATGGCGGATTTCTGCGTCAGGAATATCAACCAGGCAGCTTACGGCCGGAAGGAAATCGATATCGCCGAGCAGG aaaTGCCGGGAATTATGGCGCTGAGGAAACGGGCCAGCGAAGACAGGCCGCTCAAAGGAGCCAAAATTGTCGGATGTACTCACATCAACGCCCAAACGGCC GTTCTCATCGAAACTCTGACAGAACTGGGCGCCCAGGTCAGATGGTCGGCCTGCAACATTTATTCGAcccag AATGAGGTGGCCGCAGCGTTGGCCGAAGCTG GATTCTCCATCTTCGCCTGGCGTGGCGAAACGGAAGAGGATTTCTGGTGGTGTATCGATCGATGCGTCACGGCCGAGAACTGGCAACCCAATATGATCCTGGACGACGGTGGAGATGCAACTCATCTCATCCTCAAGAAATATCCAGCCATGttcaaaatgatcaaag GGATCGTGGAGGAGAGCGTGACTGGCGTGCACCGACTCTACCAGTTATCCAAGACGAACAAATTGACGGTGCCGGCCATGAACGTCAACGATTCCGTCACCAAAACCAAATTCGACAATCTCTACTCGTGCAAGGAGTCCATCATCGACAGTCTCAAACGGGCCACCGACATGATGTTTGGCGGGAAGCAGGTCGTCGTCTGCGGCTACGGTGAAGTAGGCAAGGGATGCAGCCAGGCATTAAAAGCCCTGGGATCCGTCGTCTACGTCACTGAAATCGATCCCATCTGCGCCCTTCAAGCCTG CATGGACGGATTCCGGGTCTTGAAGCTCAGTGAAGTTATCCGCAACGTGGATCTATTGATCACGGCCACAGGCAACAAGAACGTCCTCACGCGGGAATACATGGACAAAATGAAGTCGGGAGCCATCGTCTGCAACATGGGCCACTCCAACACTGAAATCGACGTC AACAGCCTGAGGACACCGGATTTGACTTGGGAAAAAGTCCGCTCGCAAGTGGATCACGTCATTTGGCCCGATGGCAAAAAGATTATTCTGCTGGCAGAGGGACGATTGGTGAATCTCAGCTGCTCGTCCGTTTCATCTTTCGTCGTGTCCATTACGGCCGCCACTCAAGCCCTGGCGTTGATTGAACTATTCAACGCCCCGGCTGGACGCTACAAGGCAGACGTCTATCTACTACCCAAGAAAATGG ACGAGTACGTGGCCAGCCTTCACTTACCGACTTTCGATGCCCATTTAACCGAACTGTCGGACGAACAGGCCAAATACATGGGCCTCAACAAGACGGGCCCTTTTAAACCGAATTATTACAG ATATTGA
- the LOC124198583 gene encoding adenosylhomocysteinase-like 1 isoform X4, with amino-acid sequence MYKVNEEDGPPSRRCFEDVKASSYSIKVSEKLMDGAAAMGFRDRSKRRSSLPVSSLSNRRRSSSASAGSTSSSYTGSSSDEEEMSPREKEQQTSKGMADFCVRNINQAAYGRKEIDIAEQEMPGIMALRKRASEDRPLKGAKIVGCTHINAQTAVLIETLTELGAQVRWSACNIYSTQNEVAAALAEAGFSIFAWRGETEEDFWWCIDRCVTAENWQPNMILDDGGDATHLILKKYPAMFKMIKGIVEESVTGVHRLYQLSKTNKLTVPAMNVNDSVTKTKFDNLYSCKESIIDSLKRATDMMFGGKQVVVCGYGEVGKGCSQALKALGSVVYVTEIDPICALQACMDGFRVLKLSEVIRNVDLLITATGNKNVLTREYMDKMKSGAIVCNMGHSNTEIDVNSLRTPDLTWEKVRSQVDHVIWPDGKKIILLAEGRLVNLSCSSVSSFVVSITAATQALALIELFNAPAGRYKADVYLLPKKMDEYVASLHLPTFDAHLTELSDEQAKYMGLNKTGPFKPNYYRY; translated from the exons GTGTCGGAGAAATTGATGGATGGCGCCGCGGCCATGGGATTCCGCGACCGATCCAAAAGACGTTCCAGTCTGCCCGTTTCGTCGCTTAGCAACCGCCGTCGTTCGTCCTCCGCCTCGGCCGGTTCGACTTCGT CTTCGTACACGGGCAGTTCGTCGGACGAGGAGGAAATGTCTCCGCGTGAAAAGGAGCAGCAAACTTCAAAGGGCATGGCGGATTTCTGCGTCAGGAATATCAACCAGGCAGCTTACGGCCGGAAGGAAATCGATATCGCCGAGCAGG aaaTGCCGGGAATTATGGCGCTGAGGAAACGGGCCAGCGAAGACAGGCCGCTCAAAGGAGCCAAAATTGTCGGATGTACTCACATCAACGCCCAAACGGCC GTTCTCATCGAAACTCTGACAGAACTGGGCGCCCAGGTCAGATGGTCGGCCTGCAACATTTATTCGAcccag AATGAGGTGGCCGCAGCGTTGGCCGAAGCTG GATTCTCCATCTTCGCCTGGCGTGGCGAAACGGAAGAGGATTTCTGGTGGTGTATCGATCGATGCGTCACGGCCGAGAACTGGCAACCCAATATGATCCTGGACGACGGTGGAGATGCAACTCATCTCATCCTCAAGAAATATCCAGCCATGttcaaaatgatcaaag GGATCGTGGAGGAGAGCGTGACTGGCGTGCACCGACTCTACCAGTTATCCAAGACGAACAAATTGACGGTGCCGGCCATGAACGTCAACGATTCCGTCACCAAAACCAAATTCGACAATCTCTACTCGTGCAAGGAGTCCATCATCGACAGTCTCAAACGGGCCACCGACATGATGTTTGGCGGGAAGCAGGTCGTCGTCTGCGGCTACGGTGAAGTAGGCAAGGGATGCAGCCAGGCATTAAAAGCCCTGGGATCCGTCGTCTACGTCACTGAAATCGATCCCATCTGCGCCCTTCAAGCCTG CATGGACGGATTCCGGGTCTTGAAGCTCAGTGAAGTTATCCGCAACGTGGATCTATTGATCACGGCCACAGGCAACAAGAACGTCCTCACGCGGGAATACATGGACAAAATGAAGTCGGGAGCCATCGTCTGCAACATGGGCCACTCCAACACTGAAATCGACGTC AACAGCCTGAGGACACCGGATTTGACTTGGGAAAAAGTCCGCTCGCAAGTGGATCACGTCATTTGGCCCGATGGCAAAAAGATTATTCTGCTGGCAGAGGGACGATTGGTGAATCTCAGCTGCTCGTCCGTTTCATCTTTCGTCGTGTCCATTACGGCCGCCACTCAAGCCCTGGCGTTGATTGAACTATTCAACGCCCCGGCTGGACGCTACAAGGCAGACGTCTATCTACTACCCAAGAAAATGG ACGAGTACGTGGCCAGCCTTCACTTACCGACTTTCGATGCCCATTTAACCGAACTGTCGGACGAACAGGCCAAATACATGGGCCTCAACAAGACGGGCCCTTTTAAACCGAATTATTACAG ATATTGA